A region from the Halosolutus gelatinilyticus genome encodes:
- a CDS encoding CARDB domain-containing protein, with translation MNSRVGVVLAIALLVGSLPGSVGAIGGGPGLDRSAAEPTIGSIDAGAASAAAASGTTDHDADVLHRTTVLRHLPDRRGEFEAEMTFAVPDRLTELEIELEPEATVAATGGFEATGDGTYRWTEETDDPTIRFTMPADRTDDVGHQHAASEYGSPTIAREPASAETRDSRAGHRSGHGYTFVGTGEWAVVQVPGVGISMRYTGSSPIGIDETVAVDGPGATGGDIAYFGPVTEYERASERERFRLVVPEAAALAAAPDEILDALVDASDRFDVGASREEVFVVAVPADDVEWAARGIQYGESDAWVVADAPLSEASPVWFHEYVHARQAFANPDIGTERETAWLVEAQAEYYAALLAFEGGLTDFHEFEDALEAGERSPHADAALADPATWESDRTAYVKGPLVYGELDRRVRFATDGDRTMADVLRTLNGNDGAVTEEDFLAAVEAEGGTEVRAVAEEYTRTDRTPEMWSRSAHEDAFDRAVARFAYGLDPASIEIGGEPRGSSGTTADGRPVIAVPAGESVTVPVTVENAGDRDGTADATVTVDGSVVDHRRLELGVGERTTERLSWTPRRPGTYDVRVGSDRVTAYVRSAASVTVTDLRVDPERAAPGETVTVTATVAAVDDRPGAAVLAFRTADGVVAEESVVVRPGETETVAATLAFDEVGRYEIAVADRSTAVAIENGPAEALERIDDVPGFGPAAALAALAIAVGLARFARRR, from the coding sequence CTCCCCGATCGGCGGGGCGAGTTCGAGGCCGAGATGACCTTCGCGGTCCCGGATCGGCTCACCGAACTCGAGATCGAACTCGAACCCGAGGCGACCGTCGCGGCGACGGGCGGCTTCGAGGCGACCGGCGACGGAACCTACCGGTGGACGGAGGAGACCGACGACCCGACGATCCGGTTTACGATGCCGGCCGATCGGACCGACGACGTCGGCCACCAGCACGCCGCGAGCGAGTACGGGTCCCCGACGATCGCACGCGAACCGGCGTCTGCGGAGACGCGCGATTCCCGGGCCGGACACCGCTCCGGCCACGGCTACACGTTCGTCGGCACGGGCGAGTGGGCGGTCGTCCAGGTTCCCGGCGTGGGGATCTCCATGCGTTACACCGGATCGTCGCCGATCGGGATCGACGAGACGGTCGCGGTCGACGGCCCCGGGGCGACCGGCGGCGACATCGCGTACTTCGGGCCTGTTACGGAGTACGAGCGCGCGAGCGAGCGAGAGCGGTTCCGACTCGTCGTACCGGAAGCGGCGGCGCTCGCGGCGGCGCCCGACGAGATCCTCGACGCGCTCGTCGACGCGAGCGATCGGTTCGACGTCGGCGCGAGCCGCGAGGAGGTGTTCGTCGTCGCGGTGCCGGCCGACGACGTGGAGTGGGCGGCGCGGGGAATCCAGTACGGCGAGTCGGACGCGTGGGTGGTCGCCGACGCGCCCCTCTCTGAGGCGAGTCCGGTCTGGTTCCACGAGTACGTCCACGCGCGCCAGGCGTTCGCCAATCCCGACATCGGGACCGAACGCGAGACGGCGTGGCTCGTCGAGGCCCAGGCGGAGTACTACGCCGCGCTGCTGGCGTTCGAAGGGGGGCTGACCGACTTCCACGAGTTCGAGGATGCCCTGGAGGCGGGCGAGCGATCGCCCCACGCCGACGCCGCGCTCGCCGACCCCGCGACGTGGGAGAGCGACCGGACGGCGTACGTCAAGGGCCCGCTCGTCTATGGTGAACTCGATCGCCGGGTTCGCTTCGCGACCGACGGCGATCGGACGATGGCGGACGTGCTCCGCACGTTGAACGGAAACGACGGCGCGGTGACCGAGGAGGACTTCCTCGCGGCCGTCGAGGCCGAGGGCGGCACCGAGGTGCGGGCGGTCGCCGAGGAGTACACCCGAACCGATCGAACCCCCGAGATGTGGTCCCGGTCGGCCCACGAGGACGCGTTCGATCGGGCGGTCGCGCGGTTCGCCTACGGTCTCGATCCGGCGTCGATCGAGATCGGCGGCGAGCCCCGAGGATCGAGCGGAACGACCGCCGACGGCCGGCCCGTCATCGCCGTTCCGGCCGGCGAATCCGTGACGGTGCCGGTTACCGTCGAGAACGCGGGCGATCGCGACGGGACCGCCGACGCGACGGTCACCGTCGACGGGTCCGTCGTCGATCACCGTCGACTCGAACTCGGGGTCGGCGAGCGGACGACCGAACGCCTCTCGTGGACGCCTCGGAGGCCCGGCACTTACGACGTCCGCGTCGGATCGGATCGGGTGACCGCGTACGTCCGTTCGGCCGCCAGCGTGACCGTGACCGACCTGCGGGTCGATCCCGAACGCGCGGCGCCCGGCGAGACGGTGACGGTCACGGCCACGGTCGCCGCCGTCGACGATCGACCGGGCGCGGCCGTCCTCGCGTTCCGGACCGCCGACGGCGTCGTCGCCGAGGAATCCGTCGTCGTACGGCCGGGCGAGACCGAGACGGTCGCGGCGACGCTCGCGTTCGACGAAGTCGGTCGGTACGAGATCGCGGTCGCGGACCGATCGACCGCGGTCGCGATCGAGAACGGCCCGGCCGAGGCGCTCGAGCGGATCGACGACGTCCCCGGGTTCGGGCCGGCGGCGGCGCTGGCCGCACTCGCGATCGCGGTCGGGCTGGCGCGGTTCGCCCGCCGACGGTAA